A stretch of the Uranotaenia lowii strain MFRU-FL chromosome 3, ASM2978415v1, whole genome shotgun sequence genome encodes the following:
- the LOC129756167 gene encoding uncharacterized protein LOC129756167, with product MALGAQLLEQCVGEIKWNGPEQEVPKFIGMLSWFIVCCVRSRILPTMFPGNRCHGTATSRLLHRNVAVHSFLPKTLEFVRIQLKLGSPESQLSIGLARRPVLFGSLGSNS from the exons GAGCAGTGCGTTGGTGAGATTAAATGGAACGGACCGGAGCAGGAAGTACCAAAATTTATCGGAATGCTCTCGTGGTTTATCGTTTGTTGTGTAAGGTCCCGGATTCTTCCGACCATGTTTCCGGGAAACAGGTGCCATG GAACGGCAACTAGCCGCTTGTTGCACCGCAATGTTGCAGTTCATAGCTTCCTACCAAAAACACTGGAATTTGTTCGAATTCAATTGAAGCTTGGCAGTCCGGAAAGTCAACTATCGATCGGTTTAGCAAGACGACCTGTTTTGTTCGGTAGTCTAGGCAGTAATTCATGA